A genomic segment from Aegilops tauschii subsp. strangulata cultivar AL8/78 chromosome 1, Aet v6.0, whole genome shotgun sequence encodes:
- the LOC141027862 gene encoding uncharacterized protein yields the protein MCKNKELFTWEPKHLVGVPRGIIEHHLKVCPNVRPVKKAWRQSTKKQSFIVQETHKLQEAGVIREVRYSEWLANPDVEKTAFLTPCWVYCCTCMPFGLHNIGVTFQRLMHIALGRQLGGNAEAYVDDIVVKSWEARTLIQDLEETFASLCKLDLRLNPEKCVFGVPSGKLLGFLVSHRGIEVTPEKLGECALLLFKLMKKKGPFERTPEADAAFQDLKRYLTSPPMMVAPRPLKPLVLYLAATPHSASAALVAVREERQSKGLPHGAPEAMAAPIEDQAPESPQPQEAPQPEEVSGSTNTPALVEHPVYFVSTVISAYPLERVLRSPNAAGRVTEWNIELQAFQLEFSTTRVIKGAALADFVGEWTDALGPEAGEDRSLSLGSEAPDGWVMHFDGAFARQDARAGAVLILPTQDKLYYVV from the exons ATGTGCAAGAATAAGGAGTTATTCACCTGGGAGCCCAAACATCTAGTTGGGGTCCCGAGGGGGATAATCGAGCACCACCTGAAGGTGTGCCCTAACGTGCGCCCGGTGAAGAAGGCGTGGCGGCAGTCCACaaagaagcagtccttcatcgtccaggaaacccACAAACTGCAAGAAGCTGGTGTCATCCGCGAGGTGCGGTACtcggagtggctggcgaacccg GATGTTGAGAAGACAGCCTTCTTGACCCCATGTTGGGTGTATTGCTGcacctgcatgccgttcgggctgcaTAACATTGGAGtaaccttccagcggctgatgcacatcgcccttgGCCGGCAGCTCGGGGGGAACgctgaggcctacgtcgacgacatcgtggtAAAATCTTGGGAGGCAAGGACCCTCATCCAGGATCTGGAGGAAACGTTTGCCAGCCTGTGCAAGTtggacctgcggctcaacccggagaaatgtgtGTTTGGTGTCCCCTCCGGTAAGTTGTTGGGTTTTCTTGTGTCGCACAGGGGAATCGAGGTGACCCCAGAGAAG ctgggggagtgCGCCCTCCTGTTGTTCAAGCTAATGAAAAAGAAGGGTCCGTTCGAGAGGACTCCGGAGGCCGATGCCGcattccaagacctcaagagatacctcacCAGCCCACCGATGATGGTGGCGCCGCGTCCACTcaagcccctggtgctttacctggcCGCCACGCCTCACTCAGCCAGCGCAGCGTTGGTGGCCGTCCGGGAGGAGCGCCAGTCCAAGGGCCTACCACACGGCGCTCCTGAGGCCATGGCAGCGCCAATAGAAGACCAAGCTCCCGAGTCCCCCCAGCCTCAGGAGGCCCCCCAGCCTGAGGAGGTCTCGGGCTCCACCAACactcccgccctcgtcgagcacccagtgtacttcgtcagcacg GTCATCTCAGCTTACCCACTTGAGAGGGTGCTCCGAAGCCCCAATGCTGCAGGGAGGGTCACCGAGTGGAACATCGAATTACAAGCATTCCAGCtagagttcagcaccaccagggtcatcaagggagccgcgctcgctgatttcGTGGGGGAATGGACCGACGCTCTAGGGCCCGAAGCAGGCGAGGACCGGTCCCTCTCGCTAGGGAGCGAggcaccagacggctgggtcatgcactttgacggcgcCTTCGCACGTCAGGACGCGAgggctggagccgtgctcatctTGCCCACTCAGGACAAACTCTACTACGTCGTGTAG